A stretch of the Lactuca sativa cultivar Salinas chromosome 9, Lsat_Salinas_v11, whole genome shotgun sequence genome encodes the following:
- the LOC111883967 gene encoding uncharacterized protein LOC111883967, with product MKVMKTLKTLKFWSRKKKKKKITNLHHQSPPPCCCCHHPVQPSAPPLPTWIDYEEQTYNQHLLEYEVNFSEFSGLPVSYQAHIDPQEDSIGNVPPEPVNPPLSSESSGGGIGCSYQQYLVENPVNGVPVLQSRKTERSAGGVGCVFNIGAHLFRCFFPCFRIRDV from the coding sequence ATGAAAgtcatgaaaaccctaaaaaccctCAAGTTCTGGTccagaaagaagaaaaagaaaaagatcaCCAATCTCCACCACCAATCTCCGCCACCATGCTGCTGCTGCCACCACCCAGTTCAGCCTTCAGCTCCGCCCTTACCCACCTGGATAGATTACGAGGAGCAGACCTACAATCAACATCTCTTGGAATATGAGGTTAACTTCTCTGAATTTTCAGGATTGCCAGTTTCATATCAAGCTCACATTGATCCACAAGAAGATAGCATCGGCAATGTTCCACCTGAACCTGTGAATCCACCATTGTCATCAGAATCTAGTGGTGGTGGAATCGGTTGTTCTTATCAGCAGTACTTGGTTGAGAATCCGGTTAATGGAGTTCCTGTGTTGCAATCGAGAAAAACAGAGAGATCTGCTGGTGGCGTTGGATGTGTGTTTAATATTGGTGCACATCTGTTCAGGTGCTTCTTCCCATGTTTTCGGATTAGAGATGTTTAA